A region of Pyxidicoccus parkwaysis DNA encodes the following proteins:
- a CDS encoding carbonic anhydrase produces the protein MKKLIRGLLDFQLNARPGYRDVFAKLALGQYPDCLFIACADSRVVPNLLVSTDPGDLFVVRNVGNLVPPSDAEGHSTGDQSEPAALEFSLKNLPVEDIVVCGHSSCGAMKAVLAGGVGAETPNLAHWLAHGQGALRSLRAGSPVGEGLPEYDRLSQLNVLQQLEHIKTYPLVRERLAAGTLRLHGWWFDIAHAQVHAWRPTQGRFVPMDELVGEALLRELGDGAHALNDDSASRGTPSRAESGAPVYLTAASIR, from the coding sequence GTGAAGAAGCTCATCCGTGGTCTGTTGGACTTCCAGCTCAATGCCCGTCCGGGGTACCGCGACGTCTTCGCGAAGCTGGCCCTGGGGCAGTACCCCGACTGCCTCTTCATCGCCTGCGCGGACAGCCGCGTGGTGCCCAACCTCCTGGTGTCCACGGACCCGGGAGACCTGTTCGTGGTGCGCAACGTGGGCAACCTGGTGCCGCCCTCGGACGCGGAGGGGCACTCCACCGGAGACCAGTCCGAGCCCGCGGCGCTGGAGTTCTCGCTGAAGAACCTGCCGGTGGAGGACATCGTCGTGTGCGGCCACTCGAGCTGCGGCGCGATGAAGGCCGTGCTGGCCGGGGGCGTGGGGGCGGAGACGCCCAACCTGGCCCACTGGCTCGCGCACGGGCAGGGCGCGCTGCGCTCCCTGCGCGCGGGGAGCCCCGTGGGTGAGGGACTGCCGGAGTACGACAGGCTCTCGCAGCTCAACGTCCTGCAGCAGCTCGAGCACATCAAGACGTACCCGCTGGTGAGGGAGCGGCTCGCGGCGGGCACGCTCCGGCTGCACGGGTGGTGGTTCGACATCGCGCATGCGCAGGTGCACGCGTGGCGGCCCACGCAGGGCCGCTTCGTCCCCATGGATGAGCTGGTGGGCGAGGCGCTGCTGCGCGAGCTGGGCGACGGCGCGCACGCGCTGAATGACGACTCCGCCTCCCGGGGGACTCCCTCGCGGGCGGAGTCCGGGGCTCCCGTGTACCTCACCGCGGCCAGCATCCGCTGA